The Chanodichthys erythropterus isolate Z2021 chromosome 12, ASM2448905v1, whole genome shotgun sequence genome contains a region encoding:
- the LOC137032346 gene encoding uncharacterized protein, with translation MSDSEIQENLMVLDNLVDHQELKDELQSLDDFLGELQEEEAAAAPAKMPEPRQPRVHWRKRDVHGNIVYARPRSSRHQSKKADHIQNIDPPFNAPDTNCEVAFAPETVECFLQDLQHSLSDSSGDEASPLGTPRDPLLASSNWSIRQSLFSERWRAERPRLVNTAAAKESVATHICQQCRSSPAVIRCCDCRPRPFFCAECDISMHTRHVLHNRDAMTAGFFQPLPPTTVVVDKALSQCVRLVPVEMPEKICGCSPESLRVSPGKTVAVVTMNGRYDLSMPELFCEACQATWTAAVADLNGSDYWPATLQFATMYATDIFFSFEEMKMVAPGLSCQAFLRMLDQRTVRFGRTGKISADSFQKSFFEWEAVRFEVDSICKEEPFICPACTPNMLAVSVDGNRKHYRFKNAARSEEQAIFEGIFIAKDEDVTRFVDHIHSTTKHVGGRGVCGGEWSAARETSQTSASKVDEEGLELAVCRHGVLLCALNMYRGEIFAYPLYLQEKLASRQVTFFVWM, from the exons ATGAGTGATTCAGAAATCCAAGAAAATCTAATGGTCTTGGATAACTTGGTTGATCATCAAGAACTGAAGGATGAGCTCCAAAGTCTTGATGACTTTCTTGGTGAGCTGCAAGAAGAGGAGGCGGCAGCAGCACCAGCAAAGATGCCTGAGCCAAGGCAACCAAGGGTGCACTGGAGAAAAAGAGACGTGCATGGAAATATTGTCTATGCAAGGCCAAGATCAAGCAGGCATCAGTCAAAAAAGG CTGATCACATTCAGAACATTGATCCTCCCTTCAATGCTCCTGACACTAACTGTGAGGTGgcctttgctccagagactgtTG AGTGTTTTCTACAAGATCTCCAGCACTCACTGAGCGATTCCTCAGGTGATGAGGCATCACCTCTTGGAACCCCAAGAGATCCTCTTCTGGCATCCTCGAACTGGAGCATACGTCAGAGTCTCTTTTCAGAGAGGTGGAGGGCAGAGAGACCCCGTCTGGTAAACACGGCTGCAGCAAAAGAAAGTGTGGCAACACACATCTGCCAACAGTGTAGGAGCAGTCCAGCAGTTATCCGGTGTTGTGACTGTCGACCACGCCCCTTCTTCTGTGCTGAATGTGACATCAGCATGCACACCAGACATGTCCTCCACAATAGAGATGCCATGACTGCTGGATTCTTCCAGCCATTGCCTCCAACAACTGTTGTGGTGGATAAGGCTCTTTCCCAATGTG TGCGGCTTGTACCTGTGGAAATGCCTGAAAAAATCTGTGGTTGTTCACCAGAGTCATTGAGGGTCAGTCCAGGAAAGACTGTTGCTGTGGTCACAATGAATG GACGATATGATCTAAGCATGCCCGAGTTATTTTGTGAGGCATGCCAAGCCACTTGGACTGCTGCAGTGGCCGACCTAAACGGCAGTGACTACTGGCCGGCAACCCTTCAGTTTGCCACAATGTATGCTACCGATATATTTTTCTCATTTGAGGAAATGAAGATGGTGGCACCAGGACTGTCCTGCCAAGCATTTTTAAGAATGCTGGATCAGCGAACTGTTCGCTTTGGTCGT acTGGCAAGATCTCTGCAGACAGTTTTCAGAAGAGTTTTTTTGAGTGGGAGGCCGTACGATTTGAGGTGGACAGTATATGCAAGGAAGAGCCCTTCATCTGCCCTGCATGCACCCCAAATATGCTCGCCGTTTCCGTAGATGGAAACCGCAAGCACTACCGTTTTAAGAATGCTGCTAG atctGAGGAACAGGCCATCTTTGAAGGCATCTTTATAGCCAAGGATGAAGATGTTACGAGATTTGTGGACCACATTCACAGCACAACCAAACAT GTCGGTGGGAGAGGTGTTTGTGGAGGCGAGTGGTCAGCAGCCAGAGAGACCTCCCAAACATCTGCCAGCAAGGTAGACGAAGAGGGATTGGAGCTTGCGGTTTGTCGGCACGGAGTGCTGCTCTGTGCTTTAAATATGTACAGGGGTGAAATTTTTGCCTATCCCCTGTACCTTCAAGAAAAGCTGGCCAGTAGGCAAGTCACTTTTTTTGTATGGATGTGA
- the LOC137032347 gene encoding uncharacterized protein encodes MAMRWNQQKFRNLAISLSRRYQKARKALQSQLRNLESMKAQLAVTESQLEDWVSDVKEWADAATVTTTNDADGLASRIEVLVASIKRRSQRLYKDTDGNKGRARIRRKIREEKGILTSVVEKYNRMVPSTESLCMETILSGETAWPWQLPHNDSVDLRTKRRAFDIIMSVRRLEEELKILVAEMDHHWKSLSTRADNLRELSRMFASETMRNSPCGLSEEGLKGLQSIILRKQHKVREMKVQARDCYLQVLSGEGNINFLYSASADEYDSDCEMSDDGL; translated from the exons ATGGCCATGCGCTGGAATCAGCAAAAGTTCAGAAATTTGGCAATTTCACTGTCTCGCCGATATCAGAAG GCCAGAAAAGCTCTGCAAAGCCAGTTAAGAAACCTAGAGTCCATGAAAGCCCAATTGGCAGTGACAGAGAGCCAATTGGAAGACTGGGTCAGTGATGTAAAGGAGTGGGCAGACG CAGCAACAGTAACAACCACAAATGATGCTGATGGCTTGGCCAGTAGAATTGAGGTCCTGGTAGCAAGTATCAAGAGACGTTCCCAGCGTCTCTATAAAGACACCGATGGGAACAAAGGTCGTGCCAGAATCCGCCGCAAGATCAGGGAGGAGAAGGGGATCCTGACCTCTGTTGTGGAGAAATACAACAGAATGGTTCCAAGCACAGAAAGTCTTTGCATGGAAACCATTCTGTCTGGTGAGACAGCTTGGCCATGGCAGCTACCACACAATG ACTCTGTCGATCTAAGGACAAAAAGAAGAGCGTTTGACATCATCATGTCAGTAAGAAGACTTGAGGAAGAGCTGAAGATTCTTGTGGCAGAGATGGACCACCACTGGAAATCTCTTTCAACTCGTGCTGATAACCTCAGAGAGCTGTCCCGCATGTTTGCCAGTGAGACAATGAGAA ATTCACCATGTGGCCTAAGTGAAGAGGGTTTGAAAGGTCTGCAGAGCATCATCCTCAGAAAGCAACATAAAGTCAGAGAAATGAAGGTGCAAGCAAGAGACTGTTACCTGCAAGTTTTGTCTGGAGAAGGCAACATCAACTTTTTGTACAGTGCTTCAGCTGATGAGTACGACAGTGACTGTGAAATGTCTGATGACGGACTGTAA
- the LOC137032927 gene encoding lectin-like, whose product MWKSGSGFVLLLTLLFGSGNFLTMERGFDVSDMNATSWCRMPKACGVHGFTDWFKVGRYCVKYFSWPQNFTQAEFKCKSKAPGAHLVSVHSCKENNYLLCIVKKFNPKNLRFWLGGFEFFKSGKFFWLDGSFWDYQIWTRGEPNHMYTATEECVEMNWKEVGRWNDDSCSVKKSYICAFNRHYMLEKDLE is encoded by the exons ATG TGGAAATCAGGATCGGGATTTGTTCTGTTGCTGACTCTTCTTTTTGGGAGTGGCAACTTCTTAACAATGGAGAGAG GTTTTGATGTCAGCGATATGAATGCCACTTCGTGGTGCCGTATGCCTAAAGCGTGTGGTGTGCATGGCTTCACTGATTGGTTCAAAGTGGGCCGCTACTGTGTCAAATACTTCAGCTGGCCTCAGAACTTCACTCAAGCCGAG TTCAAGTGTAAGTCCAAAGCCCCTGGTGCTCATCTGGTGTCAGTGCATAGTTGCAAGGAGAACAATTACTTGCTCTGCATTGTGAAAAAATTTAACCCGAAAAACCTGCGCTTCTGGCTCGGAGGCTTTGAATTctttaag TCTGGTAAATTTTTTTGGCTTGATGGATCCTTCTGGGATTATCAAATTTGGACACGTGGTGAGCCCAACCACATGTACACCGCCACGGAGGAATGCGTGGAGATGAACTGGAAAG AGGTTGGCAGGTGGAATGACGACTCTTGTAGTGTCAAGAAAAGCTACATCTGTGCCTTCAATCGACATTACATGTTGGAAAAAGACCTGGAGTAG
- the LOC137033047 gene encoding lectin-like, producing MWKSGSINVLLITLLFGSGNSLRMERGFAVGRTDVTKHCDMPKACDVDGFTDWFKVGHYCVKYFNTSANFTDAEFSCMKIVPGGHLVSVHNENDNEHLFCIVKNMNSNDTRVWLGGYRLFQTGKFRWIDGSYWDYKKWVSGEPNYNTTEEECVEMYWKKNDEWNDAHCKDGKNYFCAFKLNAV from the exons ATG tggAAATCAGGATCTATTAACGTTCTGTTGATCACTCTTCTTTTTGGGAGTGGCAACTCCTTAAGAATGGAGAGAG GGTTTGCTGTTGGCCGTACAGATGTCACTAAGCACTGCGATATGCCTAAAGCATGTGatgtggatggcttcactgattGGTTCAAAGTGGGCCACTACTGTGTCAAATACTTCAACACCTCTGCCAACTTCACTGATGCGGAG TTCAGCTGTATGAAAATTGTCCCTGGTGGACACCTGGTGTCAGTGCATAATGAAAATGATAATGAGCACTTATTTTGCATTGTGAAAAATATGAACTCAAACGACACGCGTGTCTGGCTTGGAGGCTATCGACTATTTCAG ACTGGTAAATTTCGATGGATTGATGGTTCCTACTGGGATTATAAAAAATGGGTCTCTGGTGAGCCCAACTACAACACCACTGAGGAGGAATGTGTGGAGATGTACTGGAAAA AGAATGACGAGTGGAATGACGCTCATTGTAAGGACGGGAAAAACTACTTCTGTGCCTTCAAACTAAATGCCGTCTAG